The following are encoded in a window of Solidesulfovibrio magneticus RS-1 genomic DNA:
- a CDS encoding Fe-S-containing hydro-lyase, giving the protein MAEHHLTTPLTDADVSKLRAGDVVYLTGVIYTGRDAAHKRIVDALDAGENPPFPLQGAVIYYVGPSPARPGRPIGSAGPTTSYRMDSYAPRLLKLGLKGMIGKGMRAAPVREAMETEMAVYFGATGGAGALLGLRIKDAKVIAYEDLGPEAVRELTVENFPVLVINDCVGGDLYAVPDLEAALG; this is encoded by the coding sequence ATGGCCGAACATCACCTGACCACGCCGCTCACCGACGCCGACGTGTCCAAGCTGCGGGCCGGCGACGTCGTCTACTTGACCGGCGTCATCTACACCGGCCGCGACGCCGCCCACAAACGCATCGTGGACGCCCTGGACGCGGGCGAAAATCCGCCGTTTCCGCTGCAGGGCGCGGTCATCTACTACGTCGGCCCCTCGCCGGCCCGTCCCGGCCGTCCCATCGGTTCGGCCGGCCCCACCACCTCCTATCGCATGGATTCCTATGCCCCGCGCCTGCTCAAGCTCGGCCTCAAGGGCATGATCGGCAAGGGGATGCGCGCCGCGCCCGTGCGCGAGGCCATGGAAACCGAGATGGCCGTCTATTTCGGGGCCACCGGCGGGGCCGGGGCGCTTCTCGGCCTGCGCATCAAGGACGCCAAGGTCATCGCCTACGAAGACCTCGGCCCCGAGGCCGTGCGGGAGTTGACCGTGGAAAATTTCCCGGTGCTGGTCATTAACGACTGCGTGGGCGGCGACCTCTACGCCGTGCCCGACCTGGAGGCCGCCCTTGGCTAG